In one window of Sphingomonas glaciei DNA:
- a CDS encoding ligase-associated DNA damage response exonuclease: MPRLGSWIVPHPTGIYVRPADAWVDPSQPQERALVTHGHADHARGGHGTVWATPETLAIMGVRYGDQNGCEVAYGQSVTVGEVEVSFVPAGHVLGSAQIILDWKGERVVVSGDYKRRPDPTCEPFLPVKCDIFITEATFGLPVFHHPETGGEIDRLLARLADNPDRCVLVGAYALGKAQRVIAEARRRGHHQPIYLHGALERLCSLYVDQGIDLGELRLVAGTDKKEMMGHLVLCPPGALNDRWSRRLPDPITAAASGWMRIRQRARQKNVELPLIISDHADWGELTDTILEIAPKEVWITHGREDALMHWCMTRQIKARELNMVGYDDDEDDG, encoded by the coding sequence ATGCCGCGCCTAGGTTCCTGGATCGTGCCCCATCCGACGGGGATATACGTGCGGCCGGCCGACGCGTGGGTCGATCCCTCGCAGCCGCAGGAGCGCGCCCTGGTCACCCACGGCCACGCCGACCACGCCCGCGGTGGGCACGGCACGGTGTGGGCAACGCCTGAGACGCTGGCGATCATGGGGGTGCGCTACGGCGACCAGAATGGCTGCGAGGTGGCTTACGGCCAGAGCGTCACGGTCGGCGAGGTGGAGGTGAGCTTCGTGCCGGCCGGCCATGTGCTCGGCAGCGCGCAGATCATCCTCGACTGGAAGGGCGAGCGGGTGGTGGTGTCGGGCGACTACAAGCGGCGCCCGGACCCGACCTGCGAGCCCTTCCTGCCGGTCAAATGCGACATCTTCATTACCGAGGCGACCTTCGGCCTGCCGGTGTTCCACCATCCCGAGACCGGAGGCGAGATCGACCGGTTGCTCGCCCGGCTGGCCGACAATCCCGACCGCTGCGTACTGGTCGGCGCCTATGCGCTGGGCAAGGCGCAGCGGGTGATCGCCGAAGCGCGGCGACGCGGGCACCATCAGCCGATCTACCTCCACGGCGCGCTGGAACGGCTGTGCAGCCTGTACGTCGATCAGGGTATCGACCTGGGCGAGCTTCGGCTGGTTGCCGGCACCGACAAGAAGGAGATGATGGGCCACCTCGTGCTGTGCCCGCCCGGTGCGCTCAACGACCGCTGGAGCCGGCGGCTGCCCGACCCGATCACTGCCGCGGCGAGCGGGTGGATGCGCATTCGCCAGCGCGCGCGGCAGAAGAATGTCGAACTGCCGCTGATCATCTCCGACCATGCCGACTGGGGCGAACTGACCGACACCATCCTCGAAATTGCGCCCAAGGAGGTGTGGATCACTCACGGCCGCGAGGATGCACTGATGCACTGGTGCATGACCCGCCAGATCAAGGCGCGCGAACTAAACATGGTCGGCTATGACGACGACGAGGACGATGGCTGA
- the pdeM gene encoding ligase-associated DNA damage response endonuclease PdeM, with the protein MVPLSFAGRAFLADPQGALWWPERRALLVADLHLEKASWYAKLGQFLPPYDSQATLAALTEVVDRTGVERLYCLGDSFHDKFGCDRLPEAARAMLLALTARLDWTWILGNHDPGFADHCGGTLMEEVEVDGLILRHEADIRDPRPELSGHYHPKLRLHVRGRKVSRRCFVASGAKLILPAFGALTGGLDAGHKEILRKVGTPAAALVPIKDRLLSFPLAA; encoded by the coding sequence ATGGTTCCCCTTTCGTTCGCCGGACGTGCGTTTCTCGCCGATCCCCAGGGTGCGCTGTGGTGGCCGGAGCGGCGCGCTTTGCTGGTCGCCGACCTCCATCTCGAAAAGGCCAGCTGGTATGCCAAGCTCGGCCAGTTCCTGCCGCCCTACGACAGCCAGGCGACGCTCGCCGCGCTGACCGAGGTGGTCGACCGCACGGGGGTCGAGCGGCTCTACTGCCTCGGCGACAGCTTCCACGACAAGTTCGGCTGCGACCGCCTGCCCGAAGCGGCCCGGGCGATGCTGCTGGCACTGACCGCCCGGCTCGACTGGACCTGGATCCTCGGCAACCACGACCCCGGCTTCGCCGACCATTGCGGCGGCACCCTGATGGAGGAGGTCGAGGTCGACGGCCTGATCCTCCGCCACGAGGCCGACATTCGCGATCCGCGCCCCGAGCTGTCGGGCCATTATCATCCCAAGCTTCGTCTTCATGTGCGCGGCCGCAAGGTCAGCCGCCGCTGCTTCGTCGCGAGCGGCGCCAAGCTGATCCTGCCCGCCTTCGGCGCACTGACCGGCGGGCTCGATGCCGGGCACAAGGAGATCCTGCGCAAGGTCGGCACGCCGGCCGCGGCGCTGGTGCCGATCAAGGACCGGCTGCTGAGCTTCCCGCTCGCCGCCTAG
- a CDS encoding 3'-5' exoribonuclease, whose translation MRYFLDCEFDGFGGALLSLALVPDDDSEEYYAIVEHERPCIDWVERHVIPYLDTVPLALKAQPQPAADVARELSRWLSPFEEVEIVADWPDDIAYFCKALMTGNGQMVTVPPMTFRLLNLAGFSTARNSAVPHNALHDARALRDHVVNRGY comes from the coding sequence ATGCGTTACTTCCTAGACTGCGAATTCGACGGCTTCGGCGGGGCCTTGCTCAGCCTGGCGCTGGTCCCCGACGACGACAGCGAGGAATATTATGCGATCGTCGAGCACGAACGCCCGTGCATCGACTGGGTCGAACGTCACGTCATCCCCTATCTCGACACCGTGCCGCTGGCGCTGAAGGCGCAGCCGCAGCCCGCCGCCGACGTCGCCCGCGAGCTGTCGCGCTGGCTGAGCCCGTTCGAGGAAGTCGAGATCGTCGCCGACTGGCCCGACGACATCGCCTATTTCTGCAAGGCGCTGATGACCGGCAACGGGCAGATGGTGACGGTGCCGCCGATGACCTTCCGGCTGCTCAACCTCGCCGGCTTCTCCACCGCCCGCAACAGCGCGGTGCCGCACAACGCCCTGCACGATGCGCGGGCGCTTCGCGACCATGTGGTGAACCGCGGCTACTAA
- a CDS encoding DUF411 domain-containing protein produces MSHGRAMIDIASPLNRRQLLGLTATGAAVLAAPAFAAAPTAMTTWRSPTCGCCTKWVDAMRKAGFAVTLRESDDMAAVKKRLKVPEAAQSCHTTVVGGLVVEGHVPADAIRTLLARRPKGVIGIAAPGMPRGSPGMETADGAKDPLNLTLFDAAGRTRRLG; encoded by the coding sequence TTGAGTCATGGTCGCGCGATGATCGACATCGCTTCTCCGCTGAACCGCCGCCAGCTGCTGGGACTGACTGCCACCGGGGCGGCGGTGCTCGCCGCGCCTGCCTTCGCCGCCGCGCCGACCGCCATGACCACCTGGCGCAGCCCGACCTGCGGCTGTTGCACCAAATGGGTCGATGCCATGCGAAAGGCCGGCTTCGCGGTGACGCTTCGCGAGTCGGACGACATGGCGGCGGTCAAGAAGCGCCTGAAGGTGCCCGAGGCGGCCCAGAGCTGCCACACGACCGTGGTCGGCGGACTGGTGGTCGAGGGACACGTCCCGGCCGATGCGATCCGGACGCTGCTGGCGCGCCGGCCCAAGGGCGTCATCGGCATCGCCGCGCCGGGCATGCCGCGCGGGTCGCCGGGGATGGAGACCGCGGACGGGGCAAAGGACCCGCTCAATCTCACCCTGTTCGACGCCGCCGGCCGAACGCGCCGCCTGGGCTGA
- the panC gene encoding pantoate--beta-alanine ligase codes for MQIIRELTALKPAVAGLRGSGDTLALVPTMGALHDGHLALVAEARAHADHVAATIFVNPLQFNDPKDLARYPRTEEADLAKLEAAGCDLVWMPTPDQLYPPGFATSISMRGVSDRWEGEHRPGHFDGVATVVAKLLLAVRPTHAIFGEKDWQQLAVIRRVESDLGIGVTILGHPTVREADGLAMSSRNALLSADHRGQALALSRALNEAATEIAAGRPIAAALERATAALRAGGFSGVDYIALVDADSLEPLESAREPMRLLAAASLGGVRLIDNIPVTLEQQVGW; via the coding sequence GTGCAAATCATCCGTGAGCTGACGGCGCTGAAGCCTGCGGTGGCGGGGCTTCGTGGCAGCGGCGACACGCTGGCGCTGGTGCCGACTATGGGCGCGCTGCATGACGGGCATCTGGCGCTGGTCGCCGAGGCGCGGGCCCACGCGGACCATGTGGCGGCGACCATCTTCGTCAATCCGCTACAGTTCAACGATCCCAAGGACCTCGCCCGCTATCCGCGGACGGAGGAGGCCGACCTCGCCAAGCTGGAAGCAGCCGGGTGCGACCTCGTCTGGATGCCGACGCCCGACCAGCTCTACCCGCCAGGCTTCGCGACCAGCATTTCGATGCGCGGAGTGAGCGACAGGTGGGAGGGCGAGCATCGCCCGGGCCACTTCGACGGGGTGGCGACGGTGGTGGCCAAGCTGCTGCTGGCGGTGCGGCCGACCCACGCCATCTTCGGTGAAAAGGATTGGCAGCAACTGGCGGTGATCCGGCGGGTCGAGAGCGACCTTGGGATCGGTGTCACGATCCTCGGCCACCCGACGGTGCGCGAGGCAGACGGGCTGGCGATGTCTTCGCGCAACGCGCTTCTGTCAGCCGATCATCGCGGGCAGGCGCTCGCCCTTTCGCGGGCCCTGAACGAGGCCGCCACGGAAATCGCCGCCGGTCGACCGATCGCAGCGGCGCTGGAGCGGGCCACGGCCGCATTGCGGGCAGGAGGCTTCTCCGGTGTGGACTATATCGCGCTGGTCGATGCCGACAGCCTCGAACCCCTTGAAAGCGCACGCGAACCGATGCGCCTGCTGGCCGCCGCGAGCCTCGGCGGGGTGCGCCTGATCGACAATATACCTGTCACTTTGGAGCAACAGGTAGGATGGTAA
- a CDS encoding ligase-associated DNA damage response DEXH box helicase: MTAPDLPPVVSSWFEGRGWQPRRHQLEMLERARAGRHALLVAATGAGKTLAGFLPTICELADNPAEGLHTLYISPLKALAVDVQRNLLDPIGEMGLPIRVETRTGDTPSDRKARQRAKPPQVLLTTPESLSLLLSYPDSFQMFAGLRTIVLDEIHAFARDKRGDLLALALARLQRIAPNLRRVGLSATVADPDAYRSWLAPDADMDEVDVVLGAKGAEPQLDILLPENRVPWSGHSGRYAAKQVMAEIEKHKTTLVFCNTRGLAELIFQDLWKVNDAGLPIGVHHGSLALEARRKVEAAMADGRLRALVCTSSLDLGIDWGNVDLVIQMGAPKGSSRLLQRIGRANHRLDEPSHGTIVPGNRFEYLEARAALDAVEAGELDPEIFRPGTLDTLAQHILACACAAPFKESELLTEIRSAAPYAGLTDAIFASVLSYIATGGYALRAYDKFRRLVEEPAGSGHWRITRPNVAVQHRMNAGIIVDNPMLDVRFKNGRMLGRVEEGFASTLSPGDHVFFAGLSLEVLQFKDSDILVQASSKEARLVTYGGQRMSMTTHLADRVKVMLSDPSDWHRFPDDVREWLEVQQRRSRLPQPDELLVETFPHEGRHYLIMYSFEGWNAHQSLGMLVTKRMEKMGLKPLGFVANDYALSVYGLEPIGDPAPLLSPDILEGEFVEWVEQSMLLKRAFREVAVIGGLVERQHPGKRKTGKQVSFSTDLIYDVLRKYEPEHLLMRAAWDDARARMTELGRLARLVERAAAQMVHVHLSRVTPMAVPLMVVIGREALPSGASADEALLVEAESAIAELAMRED, from the coding sequence CTGACCGCCCCTGACCTCCCCCCGGTTGTCTCGTCCTGGTTCGAGGGCCGGGGCTGGCAACCCCGCCGACACCAGCTGGAGATGCTCGAGCGCGCCCGCGCCGGCCGCCACGCCCTGCTGGTGGCGGCGACCGGCGCCGGCAAGACGCTGGCCGGGTTCCTGCCGACCATCTGCGAGCTGGCCGACAACCCGGCCGAGGGCCTCCACACCCTTTACATATCGCCGCTTAAGGCACTGGCGGTCGACGTCCAGCGCAACCTCCTCGACCCGATCGGGGAGATGGGGCTGCCGATCCGCGTCGAGACCCGCACCGGCGATACCCCGTCCGACCGCAAGGCGCGGCAGCGGGCGAAACCGCCGCAGGTGCTGCTGACCACGCCGGAAAGTCTCAGCCTTTTGCTGTCCTATCCCGACAGCTTCCAGATGTTTGCCGGGCTCAGGACCATCGTGCTGGACGAGATCCACGCCTTCGCCCGCGACAAGCGCGGCGACCTCTTGGCGCTCGCCCTCGCCCGGCTGCAGCGGATCGCGCCGAACCTGCGCCGGGTCGGGCTGTCGGCGACGGTCGCCGACCCCGACGCCTATCGCAGCTGGCTCGCGCCCGATGCCGACATGGACGAGGTAGACGTGGTTCTGGGAGCCAAGGGCGCCGAGCCACAGCTCGACATCCTGCTGCCCGAAAACCGCGTGCCGTGGTCGGGCCATTCGGGCCGTTACGCCGCCAAGCAGGTCATGGCCGAGATCGAGAAGCACAAGACGACCCTGGTCTTCTGCAACACCCGCGGCCTCGCCGAACTGATCTTTCAGGACCTGTGGAAGGTCAACGATGCCGGGCTGCCGATCGGGGTCCATCACGGCAGCCTGGCGCTCGAAGCTCGCCGCAAGGTGGAGGCGGCGATGGCCGATGGGCGGCTGCGGGCGTTGGTCTGTACCAGCTCGCTCGACCTCGGCATCGACTGGGGCAATGTCGACCTCGTCATCCAGATGGGCGCGCCAAAGGGATCGTCGCGCCTGCTGCAGCGGATCGGACGCGCCAACCACCGCCTCGACGAGCCCAGCCACGGCACCATCGTCCCCGGCAACCGCTTCGAATATCTCGAAGCCCGCGCCGCGCTCGACGCGGTCGAAGCAGGCGAGCTCGACCCCGAGATCTTCCGCCCCGGCACGCTCGACACCTTGGCTCAGCACATCCTCGCCTGCGCCTGCGCCGCGCCGTTCAAGGAGAGCGAGTTGCTGACCGAGATCCGCTCCGCCGCGCCTTATGCGGGCCTCACCGACGCGATCTTCGCCAGCGTGCTGAGCTACATCGCCACCGGCGGCTATGCCCTGCGCGCCTACGACAAGTTCCGCCGCCTGGTGGAGGAGCCCGCCGGCTCGGGCCACTGGCGGATCACCCGGCCCAATGTCGCGGTCCAGCACCGGATGAACGCCGGGATCATCGTCGACAATCCGATGCTCGACGTCCGCTTCAAGAATGGCCGGATGCTCGGCCGGGTCGAGGAGGGCTTCGCCTCGACGCTGAGCCCCGGCGACCATGTGTTCTTCGCCGGACTCAGCCTCGAGGTGCTGCAGTTCAAGGATAGCGACATCCTGGTCCAGGCCTCGTCCAAGGAGGCGCGGCTGGTCACCTATGGCGGCCAGCGGATGAGCATGACCACCCACCTCGCCGACCGGGTCAAGGTGATGCTGTCCGACCCCTCCGACTGGCACCGCTTCCCCGACGATGTGCGCGAATGGCTGGAGGTGCAGCAGCGCCGTTCGCGCCTGCCTCAGCCCGACGAACTGCTGGTCGAGACCTTCCCCCACGAGGGCCGCCACTATCTCATCATGTACAGCTTCGAAGGCTGGAACGCGCACCAGAGCCTCGGCATGCTGGTCACCAAGCGGATGGAGAAGATGGGGCTGAAGCCCCTGGGATTTGTCGCCAACGATTATGCGCTGTCGGTCTATGGGCTCGAGCCGATTGGCGACCCCGCGCCCTTGCTTTCCCCCGACATTCTGGAGGGCGAGTTCGTCGAATGGGTCGAGCAGTCGATGCTGCTGAAGCGCGCCTTCCGCGAGGTGGCGGTGATCGGCGGGCTGGTCGAGCGCCAGCATCCCGGCAAGCGCAAGACCGGCAAGCAGGTCAGCTTCTCGACCGACCTCATCTACGACGTGCTGCGCAAATATGAGCCCGAGCACCTGCTGATGCGCGCCGCGTGGGACGATGCGCGGGCGCGGATGACCGAGCTCGGCCGCCTCGCGCGGCTGGTCGAGCGCGCGGCGGCGCAGATGGTCCACGTCCACTTGTCACGGGTCACCCCGATGGCGGTCCCGCTGATGGTGGTGATCGGCCGCGAAGCGCTGCCGAGCGGCGCCAGCGCCGACGAGGCTTTGCTGGTCGAGGCCGAGAGCGCGATTGCCGAACTGGCGATGCGGGAGGATTAG
- a CDS encoding DUF4242 domain-containing protein, whose translation MPDYVIERDMPGAGQLGPADLKGASQHSCSVIKDLGPDIEWVQSYVTDDKIYCVYRAPDEQLIRDHAERSGFPANRISQVRAMIDPSTAEG comes from the coding sequence ATGCCGGACTATGTAATCGAGCGTGACATGCCTGGGGCGGGCCAGCTCGGTCCCGCCGACCTCAAGGGCGCGTCGCAGCACAGCTGCTCGGTGATCAAGGACCTCGGCCCCGATATCGAGTGGGTTCAGTCCTACGTCACCGACGACAAGATCTACTGCGTCTACCGCGCGCCCGACGAGCAGCTGATCCGCGACCATGCTGAGCGGAGCGGCTTCCCCGCCAATCGCATCTCACAGGTGCGGGCGATGATCGATCCGAGTACCGCGGAGGGCTGA
- the pgmG gene encoding phosphoglucomutase/phosphomannomutase PgmG — translation MTHSFDPTILREYDIRGIVGRTLHEEDAYALGRTFAAQGQEMGAKKLAVGRDGREHSPRLEEALIRGLTEGGMDVVRVGQGPSPMLYWAVSELDVDGGIQITGSHNPADYNGFKMLLPGGSVFGAAIKALGARAAEGRWSEGQGQVTDEDVMDRYVHRLVEDFKGGEYRIGWDAGNGAAGPALGKLIKLLPGEHHTLFTDVDGRFPNHHPDPTVEKNLEHLKALVREKNLDFGIAFDGDGDRIGAVDGQGRVVWGDQLLMILAGPVLQEHPGATIIADVKASQTLFDRIAEMGGKPLMWKTGHSLIKSKMKETGAPLAGEMSGHIFFKHRWYGFDDALYASVRLIEALAAAGKSLTQMRDEMPTSVSTPELRFPVDESRKFAVIEEVRDRLSADGATVDATDGVRVNTPEGWWLLRASNTQDVLVARAEATDQRGLDLLVTEIDQQLALSEIERTEGDH, via the coding sequence ATGACCCATAGCTTCGATCCCACCATCCTCCGCGAATATGACATCCGCGGCATTGTCGGCCGCACCCTGCACGAGGAGGACGCCTATGCACTTGGCCGGACCTTCGCGGCGCAGGGGCAGGAGATGGGCGCGAAAAAGCTCGCCGTCGGCCGCGACGGGCGCGAGCATTCGCCGCGGCTGGAGGAAGCGCTGATCCGCGGCCTGACCGAAGGCGGGATGGACGTGGTCCGGGTTGGCCAGGGGCCCTCGCCGATGCTCTACTGGGCGGTGTCGGAGCTCGATGTCGACGGCGGCATCCAGATCACCGGCAGCCACAATCCGGCCGACTATAACGGTTTCAAGATGCTGCTTCCGGGCGGCAGCGTCTTCGGCGCAGCCATCAAGGCGCTCGGCGCCCGCGCCGCCGAAGGCCGGTGGAGCGAGGGCCAGGGCCAGGTGACCGACGAGGACGTGATGGACCGCTACGTCCACCGCCTCGTCGAGGACTTTAAGGGCGGCGAGTATCGGATCGGCTGGGACGCCGGCAACGGTGCCGCGGGCCCTGCGCTCGGAAAGCTGATCAAGCTGCTGCCGGGCGAGCATCATACCCTCTTCACCGACGTCGACGGCCGCTTCCCCAACCACCATCCCGACCCCACGGTCGAGAAGAACCTCGAGCATCTCAAGGCGCTGGTGCGCGAGAAGAACCTCGATTTCGGCATCGCGTTCGATGGCGACGGCGACCGGATCGGCGCGGTCGATGGCCAGGGCCGAGTCGTCTGGGGCGACCAGTTGCTGATGATCCTTGCCGGCCCGGTCCTCCAGGAGCATCCGGGCGCGACCATCATCGCCGACGTCAAGGCCAGCCAGACCCTGTTCGACCGCATCGCCGAGATGGGCGGCAAGCCCTTGATGTGGAAGACCGGCCACAGCCTGATAAAGTCGAAGATGAAGGAAACCGGCGCGCCACTGGCGGGCGAGATGAGCGGCCACATCTTCTTCAAGCACCGCTGGTACGGCTTCGACGACGCCCTCTACGCCTCGGTGCGGCTGATCGAGGCGCTCGCCGCAGCGGGCAAGAGCCTGACTCAGATGCGCGACGAGATGCCGACCTCGGTCTCCACCCCCGAACTCCGCTTCCCGGTCGACGAAAGCCGCAAGTTCGCGGTGATCGAGGAGGTTCGCGACCGCCTTTCGGCCGACGGCGCCACCGTCGACGCGACCGATGGCGTGCGGGTCAACACGCCTGAGGGCTGGTGGCTGCTGCGCGCGTCCAACACCCAGGACGTGCTGGTCGCCCGCGCCGAAGCGACCGACCAGCGCGGGCTCGACCTGCTGGTCACCGAAATCGACCAGCAGCTGGCGCTGTCCGAGATCGAACGGACCGAGGGCGATCACTGA
- a CDS encoding division plane positioning ATPase MipZ yields MTSPHFIVFANEKGGTGKSTTAVHTAVALAAAGHRVAALDLDQRQRTTTRYLENRTATVRRLGTDLPQPVFQVLEDQTEEALDAAIADLAKDADILVIDTPGRDDPVARAAILKADTLVTPMNDSFVDLDLIGQVNPDTFKVTKPSFYAELIWNSRTARAKTAGKSVDWVVLRNRLQHIGSHNQQRVGAAMDELARRVGFRVIPGLSERVIYRELFPKGLTLLDLKQIGDAGIAHIAARQELREMVAGLGLPGAEAAKAA; encoded by the coding sequence GTGACGAGCCCACATTTCATCGTCTTCGCCAACGAAAAGGGCGGCACCGGCAAGTCGACCACGGCCGTGCACACCGCCGTGGCGCTGGCCGCCGCCGGCCATCGGGTCGCCGCGCTTGACCTCGACCAGCGCCAGCGGACCACCACCCGCTATCTCGAGAACCGCACCGCGACCGTCCGCCGCCTCGGCACCGACTTGCCGCAGCCCGTGTTCCAGGTGCTCGAGGACCAGACCGAGGAAGCGCTTGACGCTGCGATCGCCGACCTCGCTAAGGATGCCGACATCCTGGTAATCGACACCCCGGGCCGCGACGACCCGGTCGCCCGCGCCGCCATCCTCAAGGCCGACACGTTGGTCACCCCGATGAACGACAGCTTCGTCGACCTCGACCTCATCGGGCAGGTCAATCCCGACACCTTCAAGGTGACCAAGCCGAGCTTCTATGCCGAGCTGATCTGGAACAGCCGCACCGCGCGGGCCAAGACCGCGGGCAAGAGCGTCGACTGGGTGGTCCTGCGCAACCGCCTCCAGCATATCGGCAGCCACAACCAGCAGCGCGTCGGCGCGGCGATGGACGAGCTTGCCCGCCGGGTCGGTTTCCGGGTCATCCCTGGCCTCTCCGAGCGCGTCATCTACCGCGAGCTGTTCCCCAAGGGGCTGACCCTGCTCGACCTCAAGCAGATCGGCGACGCCGGGATCGCCCACATCGCCGCGCGGCAGGAGCTGCGCGAGATGGTCGCCGGGCTCGGCCTGCCCGGTGCCGAAGCCGCCAAGGCCGCCTGA
- a CDS encoding M20/M25/M40 family metallo-hydrolase produces MRLTMMSLAATAAAIAAPAAAQTPGRADLAKVVASRHDATVKALQEWIALPTIAAEKRNVAEGADYMRRLALDAGFQKARVVPSGGVPGVFATLDAGAPVTLGIYFMYDVKQFDPAEWSSPPLEGRLVDRPGEGQVIMGRGAVNQKGPQMAFLAALQAMKASGRKLPVNLVLVAEGEEEIASPNFPAIVADPEVAAALKKTVGVFIPAASQDKDGQSGITLGAKGAVEFQLIVGGETSDKYPKLDVHSSNHARIESPAWRLVKALDSLVADDGHTPAIDGFMANVKPLTARQKELIAQRVAATDEGEVKRALGVGKWIGNEDYQTSSERFLSQPTVNIQGLVSGYTGVGGKTVLPGRAEAKLEFRLVPDMTEDEVVTKLKAHLAKRGFDDVKVVVSGGYGPNQTDENSPFIQAQKKVFERAGIPYTLTPRNAGSWPGVVFNGAPLNLPTGQFGIGRGNGAHAPNEWFLIRSANPKVAGIDEAAMLYVDYLYEVAKLGRR; encoded by the coding sequence ATGCGCCTGACCATGATGAGCCTTGCCGCGACTGCCGCCGCGATTGCCGCGCCTGCTGCGGCGCAGACCCCCGGCCGGGCCGACCTCGCCAAGGTCGTGGCGAGCCGCCACGACGCGACGGTCAAGGCGCTGCAGGAATGGATCGCGTTGCCGACCATCGCCGCGGAAAAGCGCAACGTTGCCGAGGGCGCCGACTATATGCGGCGGCTGGCGCTCGACGCCGGCTTCCAAAAGGCGCGGGTGGTGCCGTCGGGCGGCGTGCCCGGCGTGTTTGCGACGCTGGATGCGGGCGCTCCGGTCACGCTCGGCATCTACTTCATGTACGATGTGAAGCAGTTCGACCCCGCCGAATGGTCGAGCCCGCCGCTCGAAGGCCGGCTGGTCGACCGGCCGGGCGAGGGGCAGGTGATCATGGGCCGCGGCGCTGTCAACCAGAAGGGGCCGCAGATGGCCTTCCTGGCGGCGCTGCAGGCAATGAAGGCGAGCGGCCGCAAACTGCCGGTCAATCTGGTGCTGGTGGCCGAGGGCGAGGAGGAGATCGCCTCGCCCAACTTCCCGGCGATCGTCGCCGATCCGGAGGTCGCCGCGGCGCTGAAGAAGACCGTCGGGGTGTTCATCCCGGCCGCCAGCCAGGACAAGGACGGGCAATCGGGGATCACGCTGGGCGCCAAGGGGGCGGTCGAATTCCAGCTGATCGTCGGCGGCGAGACCAGCGACAAATATCCCAAGCTCGACGTCCATTCGAGCAATCACGCGCGGATCGAGAGCCCAGCGTGGCGGCTGGTCAAGGCGCTCGACAGCCTGGTCGCCGACGACGGCCACACCCCGGCGATCGACGGCTTCATGGCCAATGTGAAGCCGCTCACCGCCCGCCAGAAGGAACTGATCGCGCAGCGGGTCGCGGCCACCGACGAGGGCGAGGTCAAGCGTGCGCTGGGCGTCGGCAAGTGGATCGGCAACGAGGATTACCAGACCAGCTCGGAGCGCTTCCTCAGCCAGCCGACGGTCAACATCCAGGGGCTGGTCAGCGGCTACACCGGGGTCGGCGGCAAGACCGTGCTGCCCGGCCGGGCGGAGGCCAAGCTCGAATTCCGGCTGGTCCCCGACATGACCGAGGACGAGGTCGTCACGAAATTGAAGGCGCACCTCGCCAAGCGCGGGTTCGACGATGTGAAGGTGGTGGTGAGCGGCGGCTACGGGCCAAACCAGACCGACGAGAACAGCCCCTTCATCCAGGCCCAGAAAAAGGTCTTCGAGCGGGCCGGCATCCCTTACACGCTAACCCCGCGCAACGCCGGCAGCTGGCCGGGCGTGGTTTTCAACGGCGCGCCGCTCAACCTGCCGACCGGGCAGTTCGGGATCGGCCGCGGCAATGGCGCCCATGCTCCGAACGAATGGTTCCTGATCCGCTCGGCCAATCCCAAGGTGGCGGGAATCGACGAGGCGGCGATGCTCTACGTCGATTATCTCTACGAGGTGGCGAAACTCGGCCGGCGCTAG
- a CDS encoding SEL1-like repeat protein, whose amino-acid sequence MAIGQKGAEFLLLSRLRDAESGDVNALFELGVTYSTGNGADVDLVEAHKWFNLAALGGCTRGQACRAEISVEMSAREIAEAQKAARAWLAITGRGARAAA is encoded by the coding sequence ATGGCAATTGGTCAAAAGGGTGCGGAGTTCCTTCTTCTCAGCCGTTTGCGCGATGCGGAAAGCGGTGATGTGAATGCGCTGTTCGAGCTTGGCGTGACCTATTCGACCGGCAACGGTGCCGACGTCGACCTGGTCGAAGCGCACAAATGGTTCAACCTCGCCGCGCTGGGCGGCTGCACCCGCGGCCAAGCCTGCCGCGCCGAGATCAGCGTCGAGATGTCCGCGCGCGAGATCGCCGAAGCGCAAAAGGCGGCGCGGGCATGGCTGGCGATCACCGGTCGCGGCGCACGCGCAGCAGCTTGA